A segment of the Streptomyces sp. NBC_01235 genome:
TCTGCGGGCCCGCGGGGGCGGCCGACACCACCTGCTCGGAGCATCCGGCCTGACGCTCGGGCGTCAGCGCGACCCGGTCCGTACGGGCGAGACGCGGCCGGCGCCGACCGGAGTGGTAGCGCCGGCCCGCAGGCGCCACGAAGGCTCTGCAGCGATGGAATCCCCGCCGTGTCGGCGTGTCGATCGATTCGGGCGGGGGATCACCGCTGTGCATCGTGCCGCGGCGGCGGTGGTGATCATGCGGCGTACACCGCCGGATGGTGCAATGGACATGGTGGCGGGCGTGCTCTTGCGTGGAACGCACCGCGACGAGTCCGGCCCCGTCGCAGCCGTACCCGGTCGCGGCCGTCGGCGGACCGTACCCGTGCCAAGGTGCTTCCCGTGGGGCAGCGAACGAGGCGGACGGATCGCCAGTGGACGGGGTGCCACGCCCAGTCGCGTCGGCCGTACCCCGACCCGGCAGGAGGCTCCATGCACAGGGACTCCGGGGCGCGCGGTCGCCTCGTACAGCGTTGGTCCGCACGGCTTGCCCTCGTGGCCGGGCTCGCTGCCGTGGTGGTCCTGCTCGCGTTCGCCGGAATCAGGAGCATCGCGCTCCTGGGTACCGGGCTGGCCGGGCTGGCCATAACAGGAGCGAGCCTGTGGTGGGCACTGACCCTGCGTGGAATCGGCAGACTGCTCGCCTTCGTCCTGGCCGCCGTCGCCCCGCTTGCGGTGTTGGCGCTCTACGCATGGGCGGAGCTGCTGTGGGTCGTGCTCGTCTCCCTTGCCCTGTGGGCTCTCGGGGTTTCCGTCGGCGGAGCGGCACTCAGCAGGGACAGCGAGCCGGCCGGCCCCCAGGAGACGCGGACTGCTCCTCCCAAGCGCCCCTTCCTCATCATGAATCCACGATCAGGCGGTGGAAAGGTGGAGAAGTTCCACCTCAAGGAGAAGGCCGAGGCGCTCGACGCCGACGTCCTCCTGCTGGACACCGCTCATCAGCAGGACGTGGTCGCGCTCGCCGACAAGGCGGTCGAAGACGGCGCCGACCTTCTCGGAGTCGCAGGCGGTGACGGCACACAAGCCCTGGTCGCCGGAGTCGCCGCCAGGCACGGCATTCCCTTCATGGTGATCTCGGCCGGAACCCGCAACCACTTCGCCCTCGACCTCGGCCTGGACCGGGACGACCCGTCGACCTGCCTGGACGCGCTCACAGACGGCGTCGAACTCTGCGTCGACCTCGGTTTCATCGGTGAGCGAGCCTTTGTCAACAACGCGTCCTTCGGCACCTACGCAGCCGTGGTGCAAAGTCCCGCCTACCGCGACGACAAGGTCCGCACCATCCTCCAGACGCTTCCCGACCTGCTGACCCACCGGCGCGGTGCCCGGCTGGCCGTCCGCACCGCGGACATGGCCATCGACGGACCCCAGGCCGTGCTCGTCAGCAACAACCCCTACCGGATGGGCGACCCCGCCGGCCTCGGACGCCGCGAGGTCCTGGACTCAGGTGCCCTCGGCGTCCTGGGCGTCAACGTCGACAACGCCGCGCAGGCAGCCGAGTTGCTCGCGGGGAGGCACGCGCCCGGCCTCACCAGCCTGACCGCCCAGGAGGTCGTCATCGACGCGGACGAGCCCGAGATCGAGGCCGGGGTCGACGGCGAGGCACTGACCCTGCCGACGCCCGTACGATGCACGATCCACCCCCGGGCCCTGCGCGTACGGGTACCACGCCACCGCCCTGGCGTGCCCCGGACGAGGGCCCCCATGGACTGGCGGCGGCTACGGAAGCTGGCCCTGAGCTGAGAGGCCACCGCGGCGAGGTTGTCCTCGGCGAGGGCGTGCACGGGCAGACTGTCCGGTGCGGTCGTCGTGCTGATCTCCTTCGAGGCTTCGACACTTCGAAGATCAGCCGGTGGCCCGTTCAACTGTGCGGGAACCATCCCGATGCCGGAGCAAACCCCCGGATCAGGTCGAACCCGTACACCACTTCCCTGGACGCAACCGGCGAACTCGCCCTCAGCGGATTCCTCTTCCAACGCGCGCAGGCTCGCCGCCGGGGGGCTGGGGTGGAGCCTCTGGCAGCATTTTCACAGGCCAGCGCGTTTACACAGAGTGCGAGCTGCAGGACCGGAATCAGACCGCATCCAGCTTGGCCGCTTCGACGGGGTGCTGCTGGATCCCAGGCGTGTGCGTCGGGGTTCTCCTTGAGTCGGCGGGCGCAGACGGCCCACTCGACGCGCTCGCTGCCCGCGTCGCTCAACACGGACGTCCGCGACCAGCCGCGTGCAGCTCGCCGCCCCGGCACCGTGCGCACCGCACACCTTCTTGGCGTTGGCATGAGGAGCGGCAGAGACGACGCGGGACACCAGGGCCCCCTCTCCTCGGCATACGTGCGGTCGAACCACTCGATGAACTGGTGCACAGTACCGATCTTGGCCACCCGGTCATGCGGGGCTTTCTGGTCATGGCCGGTCAGGCACCAGCCGAGGGTGACCGGCGCCCCACAGCCGCAGCCTCAGCCACAGGTCCGGGCCGCACTCGCCGACGCCCCGGCCCTCATGGCCGGCCGTCAGCCGTTCGCCGCGGCCTTCTTGATCGCTTCGCGGATCCGGGAGTAAGTACCGCAGCGGCAGACGTTCTCGATGTCGTCGATGTCGGCGTCCGTCGGTTGGGGCGTCTTCTTCAGCAGGGCCGCCGCGGCCATGATCTGGCCCGGCTGGCAGAAGCCGCACTGCGCGACATCGCGGTCGAGCCATGCCTGCTGCACGGGGTGCAGCTTGTCGCCGTCGGCCAGGCCTTCGATCGTGGTGACCTCGCGGTCCGCACAGTCCGCGACCCGTACGACACAGGGCTGGATCTCCTCGCCGTCGAGGTGGCTCGTGCAGGCACGGCAGACGCCCACGCCGCAGCCGTACTTGGGTCCCGTGACGTTCAGCATGTCCCGCAGGACCCACAGCACTGGCATGTCGGACGGGGCCTCGACAGTGACCGGCTTCCCGTTGAGGACGAAGGAGTAGGAGGGCATCAGCACCTTCTCGGAGGTCGGGTCAGAAGTTGAGAGGGAAGCGGCGGGGCTTGGAACCGGTCGCCCGGGCATAGGCGTTGGCGACGGCGCCGGCCGCGGCCGGGACGCCGAGTTCGCCCGCCCCGCCCGGTTCCCGCCGGGAGGGCATGATGTGTGCCTCGAAGCGCAACGGGGCGTGCCGCTGGCGGGCGTAGTGGAAGTCGGCGTAGCTGCTCTCGCGGACGGCGCCCCGGTCGATGTGCAGACCGGCCTGGAGGACGGTGGAGATGCCGTCGATCGCGGTGCCCATGAGCTGGGCCTCAAGGCCGCGCGGGTTGACGGCCGTTCCGACGTCGGCCGCCATCACCACCTTGGTCACCCGGGGGTTCTTCGGGTCGGTGGCGTCGATTTCGACCAGGCAGGCCACGCAGGAGTCGTACTCCTCGTGGACGGCGACGCCCTGTGCCTGGCCCGCCGGCAGGGTCCGGCCCCAGTCACCGGCGTCCGCGACCTTGTCGAGCACGGCTTTGACGGCCTTGTTCCTGAGTGTGGTGCGCCGGAAGGCGATCGGGTCCTTTCCCAGGCTCCTCGCGACCTCGTCGACGACGATCTCCTCCGCGGTCCGCATCGTCCCGGAGTCCACCGACCGCCAGGCGCCGAGGGGCATCGCCAGTTCGACCGATCCCGAGTCCCCGGACACACGGCCGAAGTTGTACAGGCCGCTGTCGCTGGGCAGCGGGCCGGAAGCAGGTGCGACGGCCGGCGTCACCCCGTCCCGAGCGGACCCCTGAGCGGAAAGGCCCTTCCCCTCGTACGACTCGCTCACCGAGGCCATCACGTGGGTGAACGCCACCACCCTGCCCCGTGCGTGGCTGGCCCGGATCCGGTGGTGGCTGGCCGGGCGCATCCGGCCGTGCCGGATGTCGTCGGCGCGGCTCCACATCAGCTTGACCGGCCGGCGTGCCGCCTTCGAGATGAGGGCCGCCTCGATCGCGGCGTCGTAGTTCAGCCGCCGGCCGAAGGAGCCGCCGCCTCGTATGACGTGAACCTTCACCTTCGAACTGGGCAGCCCGACCGCCGAGGCGATGCTCTCCCGCGCGTCCATCGGCGTCTGGGAGGAGAACCAGATCTCGGCGTGGCCCGCACGAACGTCCGCCACCGCTGTCAGCACCTCCATGGGGGCGTGACTGACGAAGGCGAACTCGAACTCGCCCTCCGTCTGCGCCGATCCGCTCGGCGGGTTGCCGAGTCGTGGGACGGCGGCCCGCAGCCGCGAGCGGATCGCGGCATCGGAGAGCGACGCGAGCGGACCCGGTGCCCAGGTGATCCGCAGGGCGTCCCTCGCCTTGAAAGCGTGGTGGAAAGACTCCGCGACCACGGCGACCCCACCGGCGACCTTGACGACGGCGTGGACGCCCGGCATCGCGCGTGCGACCCGGGAGTCGACCGAGACGAGCTTCCCGCCGAGCGTCGGCGGCCGGGCCACCACGGTCGGCTTCGCTCCGGCCACCGCCAGGTCCCCGGCGTACTTGGCCTTGCCGGTGACGATGTCCCGGGCGTCGATCCGGGTCGTCGGTCGCCCGATCACCCGGTGCCGGGACGCGGGCTTGGGTTTGCTCGACACGGCCGGCCGGGTGATCCGGGCGGCGCTCGCGGTCAGCGAACCGAAGGTGGCCGAACGCCCGTCCGGTGCGATCACCTTCGTGTTCCGGGTGTGCAGGGACCGCGCGGGAAGGTTCCAGCGCCTGGCCGCCGCGGTCACCAGCTTGGCACGCGCCAAGGCGGCCAGCTCACGGGCCGGACCGTACAGCGACCTCACCGAGCTCGAACCGCCCGTGAACTGGTTGCCCTTGGCCCGGGCGTCGGCGAGCGGGATGTCGACGTCGGCGAGCCGGACATCCAGCTCCTCGGCGATCATCATGGCGACCGCGGTGGTGACGCCCTGGCCGACCTCGACGCGCGGCAGTCGTACGACGACCTTGTTGGCTTCGGTGACTTCGAGGACCAGCATCTCCTCGTCGGCGCCGGTCACCAGCACGTCGGACGGCCGGCGCGTCGTGGCCGCGGTGGGCTCGGCGCCTTCCGCCGGCGCCGCGTCACAGCCGAGCGGCGCGGCGACGGTCAGCGTGGATGCCGCGAGCGAGTAGACCACGAACTTCCTACGGGACCACTGACGGGCCAATGGACGCTCCTCTCCCGGTATCCCGGTGGTTCGACTGGTAGGAGGGAGCAGCACTCTTCGGGGTTGCCTGCGGGAGCCGAGCTGCCTGGGTGTGTTCCGCCCAGTGGTCGCTGGAGCGTTCGCACGAGAGGCAGCTCCGGACAGGAGCTGGCGTAGCCGGTGACGGCGAGGGCGACGCCGGTGAGGGCGAGGCGTGTTCGGACAGCCGTGGCGGCGAGGTCGCAGCGGGCGACGCCATGCCGGCGAGGACGAACGGGAGCCAGGTCAGGGCCGGGTAGCCGCCGGTGAAGAGCAGCGAGACGGGGCCGTCGGCCTGGCCGACGGTGGGGAATGCGCGGTCGCCGACCACCGGCTTCAGCGCGTACAGCAGCTGCGGACCCACCAGGGCCCAACCCGCGGCGAGGATTGCCAGAGGCCTGGCGCCCAGCCGGTACAGCGGCAGCACGAGCAGGAAGAACAGTCCGTAGAAGGCGAGGATCGGCACGACCGGGGTGCCGGTCAAGGTCAGGACGGTGCCGAGGGCCATCAGGATCACGGCCCGGATGACGACCTTGGCGACGGCCTGGCGGCCGGCCGACCCGGTCTTCGGTGTGCGGCGCCCGGTGATGAGGGCCACCGCGAAGCCGGCCAGGACGGCGAACAGGGCGGAGGAGCGGCCTTGCGCCAACTCCATCAGGAAGCCGCTGACACCGCCTCGGCTCGGGGCGGGGCCCACATGGACCGCGTACATGCCGAAGACGGCCAGGCCGCGGGCCAGGTCCAGTCCGACCAGCCGACCCACGCCGGGCGCACCGGTCGAGGGCTCACCGCGCTCGCGTGCAGGGGACGCTGCGTCGGCCGGGAGCAGCGGGGAGTCCGCGTGATGTGTCATGCCGCTCCGGCTGGAGACCGGGCCGATCATGGGTATCTGGCAGAAAGCCACGGTGTCCCTGCCGACTGGAGGGTGATACCCCGCCGTGTGGCTGGAGCTGCCGCTCGTCGGGCCGCGGGGGCTCTGTGGGGCTTTAGGGTCGAGGCGGCATGGGTTGGACGGCATGGATGAAGCTGAGGCGGAGCGCGCGTGATCCGGGTAGTGGTGGTGGACGACGAGGCACTGGTCCGCTCGGGCTTCGAACTCATTCTGGGCGCCTCGCAGGACATCGAGGTCGTCGCGACGGCGAGCGGGGGCGACGCCGTGGAGACCGTCCGCCGGGAGCGGCCCGACGTGGTGCTGCTGGACATCCGGATGCCGGACGTCGACGGGCTCACCGTCCTGCGCGAGATGCGCACGATGCCGGACGCTCCGGTGGTGGCGATGCTGACCACGTTCGACGCCGACGAGTACATCCTGACCGCGCTGCACTGCGGCGCGGCCGGTTTCCTCCTCAAGGACACCGCGCCGGAGCAGCTCGCTCACCTGGTGCGCACCCTCGCCGCGGGCGGTGTGGTGCTGTCCCCCAAGGCGTCGCGGACCCTGCTGCACAGCCACCCGGGCACCCGGACGGCCGTCGACGAGGAGGCGGCCCGCGTCCGGCTGCTCACCGCCCGCGAGCGCGACGTCCTCGTCCTGGTGGCCGAGGGCCTGTCGAACGCCGACATCGGGGCGCGCATCCACCTGGGTGCCGGCACGGTCAAGGACCACGTCAGCGCGATCCTCACCAAGCTGCGGGTGACCAGCCGGGTGCAGGCCGCGCTGCTGGCGCAGCGGGCCGGACTGCTCGATGAGCGCCCGCAACCTGAAGCCAGACGATGAACCGCGCACGCGTCCAGTGGCAGCGGGTTCCTGCTCCGGTCGTCGACATCGTCCTGGCGACGGTGGCAGCCGTGGACGTATGGCTGAACATGTGGGACCACACGCGGCTTGGCGTCGCGCTGGCCGCGGTCGGCTGCGCCGCGTTGGTCTTCCGGCGCAGGTTCCCGCTCGGCGTCTTCCTGCTCACCCTGCCCATCGCGCTGATGCAGGATGTCGCCGTCGCTGTGCTCGTGGCGCTGTTCACCCTGGCCGAACGCTCCCGCAACCGCCGTCTCCTCGCCGTGTGCGTCGCCCTGTCCGCCCTCGCGAGCAGCACTCCCTGGCCCCTGGCCGAGGTCGACCGAACCATGACACTGGTCTTCTTCGTGTACGGCCTGGCGACCGCCGCGGCCCCCGTCCTCTTCGGCCAGCTTCTCCAGGCGCAACGGGACTTGGCGCGGCGGCTGGCCGAGATCGAGGAGGCCAGGGAGCACGAGCGGGCCCTGCACGCCCAGGCCGTGCTCGCCCGCGAACGCGCCCAACTGGCTCGCGAGATGCACGACGTGGTCTCCCACCAGGTCAGCCTGATCGCCGTACGGGCCGGGGCGTTGCAGGTCGCCACCAAGGACGCGGACGCCAAGGAGGCCGCCCGCACGATCCGTTCGCTGAGCGTCACCACGCTCGACGAACTGCGCACCATGGTCACGCTGCTGCGCGCCTCCGGCGGCCACGCCACCGAGCTGACGCCTCAGCCCACCCTGGCCGAACTGCACAAACTGGTGGAGTCGAGCGGCACTCACACCGAGTTGTCGGGTGCGCTTCCGCCCGCCGTGGGCACACCCGCGCAACGGGCCATCTATCGCACGGTCCAGGAGGCGTTGACCAACGTCCGCAAGCACGCCCCCGGCGCCACGGCCCGCGTCGAACTGTGGCAGGACGGCGACAACGTCGGAGTCACCGTCACCAACACCGCGACCACGCGTCCCTCCCTGTCCCTGCCCGGTTCACAGCAGGGCTTGGTCGGTCTGCGGGAACGGGCCGACATCCTGCACGGCACCCTGGAGGCGGCCCCTACCGCGGAGGGCGGCTACCGGGTGCGGCTGCGGATTCCGCTCGGTGCGGACTGACCGACCAGGGTCTCCTGCCGTTCTGTCGGGTTGCGTCGGCTCGCGAGACCCGCTTGGGCTCCTCGCTCCGCCTCGGGGGCCTGCGGCAGACGTGTGCCCTCGACGTCCGGTCGGGCAGGGCGGCCAGGTGGCTTGAGGTCTGCCCTCGGACCAGAGGCTGACACGCTGGAACAGGCGAACACCGAGCTGTTGGTGCGGCTGGAGGAAAGGGACGCGGAGCTGGAAGCTGCCCGGGCGGCCAACCGCGAGCCGACCCGGGCGCCGAACCAGAAGGGAGCCGCGCACCGCCAGGGTCTGGCCGGCCCGGTCGTCCAGCTTCCAGTCGAGGTAGCCCTTGGCCGCGCAAGGCGCGCTCCGGCGGGGCGCCTCCCCCTTCCGCCGCCCCGAGGAGACCGACGCGACCGCGACCGATCTTGCGCAGCCCGAGCAACAGCAAATACTTGGCTAGCCACATGTTTGCTGTTACGTTGATTATGTGTCCAGCCACCTAAATGGGTGGTGGCGCGAGAGGAGTCGTCATGAAAGCCATCCTGTTCGACCGTTTCGGAGGCACGGAAGTGCTGCACGAGGCGGACATCGAGGTCCCGCAACCCGGCCCCGGGCAGATCCGCGTCCGCGTCAAGGCGGCCGGGCTGAACGCGCTGGACGGCAAGATCCGCTCCGGGGCACTGGAGGCGCTGTTCCCCACGCCGCTGCCCGCCGTCCCCGGTGGCGAGCTCGCCGGCGTGGTGGACGCCCTGGGTGAGGGCGTGCGGGACGTGCAGGTGGGTGACGAGGTGCTGGGCTGGTCGGACACCGGCTCGTACGCCCAGTACGCGCTGGCCACCATCGTGGCCCCCAAGCCCGCCGGCCTCGACTGGCAGCACGCGGTCGCGCTGCCGGTGGCGGGCGAGACGGCCGAGCGGGTCCTGAACCTTCTCGGCGTCGCCGCCGGGGAGACCGTGCTGATGCACGGCGCGGCCGGAGCGGTCGGAACCCTGGCGGTCCAGCTCGCCACGGCCCGCGGAGCGCGTGTCATCGGCACCGCCGGCCCCGCCAACCAGGACTACCTCGCCTCGCTCGGCGCCACCGCGACCCTCTACGGCGAGGGCCTGGTCGAGCGGGTCCGGGCGCTCGCCCCCGACGGCGTGGACGCGGTGTTCGACCTGGCTGGGAAGGGAGCCCTCGAGGACTCCATCAACCTGCGCGGCGGCACCGACCGCATCGTCACCATCGCCGACTTCGGCGCGCACCAGCTCGGCATCACCTTCGCCAGCGGTGGCCAGGAACGCTCGGCCGCCCGCCTGGCCGCCCTGGCCCAGGACGCCGCGACCGGCAAGGTCGTCACCACCGTCACCGCCTACCCGCTCGACCAGGCCGCCACGGCCCAGCAGGTCAGCGACGCCGGGCATGTCCGCGGCAAGCTCGTCCTCACCCTCGACTGATCACGCCCGCACTCCTTCCGCCACGCCCTCCCGCCTTCCCGATCACCACCTGTTCATCAGCGCACCGAAGGACCATTCATGCTGAACGCCCTGTGGACGCCGACCACCGTCGGCGACATCTCCCTGCCGCACCGCCTGGTCATGGCCCCCATGACCCGTGACCGCTCCACACCTGAAGGCGTACCGACCGAGTTGAACGCCGAGTACTACGCCCAGCGGGCCTCGCACGCGCTCATCATCACCGAGGGAACCCAGCCCTCCACCGACGGCCAGGGCTACCTCCTCACCCCCGGCATCCACAACGACGAGCAGATCGCCGGGTGGCGCAAGGTCACCGACGCCGTGCACGCGGCCGACGGCCGCATCGTCATCCAGCTGATGCACACCGGACGCATCGCCCACCCCGACAACACCCCCCACGGGCGCCGGCCGGTCGCCCCTTCGGCGATCCGGCCGCAGGGCGCGATGTTCACCGCGTCCGGGCCCCAGGACATGCCCACGCCCCGTGCTCTGTCGACGCAGGAGGTCGCGACGACCGTCGAGGACTTCCGCCGCGCCGCAGCGGCCGCCGTCACGGCAGGCGCCGACGGCGTGGAGATCCACGGTGCCAACGGCTACCTGGTGCACCAGTTCCTGTCCGACAACACCAACCAGCGCACCGACCGCTACGGCGGTTCCCTCGACAACCGCATCCGCTTCGCCGTCGAGGTCGTCGCTGCCGTGGCCGACGAGATCGGCGCCGACCGCACCGGCCTGCGCATCTCCCCCGGCAACCCCTACAACGACATCGCCGAGTCCGACACAGCCGAGCTGTATCCGGCTCTCCTGCGCGCCCTCAGCCCGCTCGGCCTCGCCTACCTCCACGTCCTCCACGCGGGCGACGACGCGCTGCTGGGCACCCTGCGCGCGCTGTGGCCGACCACGCTGATCCTCAACCGGGCCGGCACCGACCTGCCCACCCGCGCCAAGGACATCGCCCACGGCACGGCCGACCTTGTCTCCGTCGGGGCCCTCGCGCTGGCCAACCCGGACCTGGTCGAGCGGCTACGCTCTGACGCGCCGCTGAACACCCCCGACCCGGCGACCTTCTACGGCGGCGGAGTGGCCGGCTACACCGACTACCCCACCCACACCGTCTGAGGAACCGAACCATGCCCGCCCCCACACCCCGCATCCCCACGACGGCCGGCGAGGGGCCGATGAGTTACGCGATCTTCCAGCTCGCCCGTGCTCACCGCGCCCGCGCTGCCGCCATGCTCCGCGAGATGGACCTGCATCCCGGACAGGAACTGCTGCTGATGCACCTCCTGGACCGAGACGGCCAGACCCAGTCCGAGCTGCTCGAAAGCGTCGGCCTGGACCACTCCACCGTCTCCAAGTCCCTCCGCCGCATGCAGGACGCCGGCCTGCTCATCCGCGAGCCGGCCGAACACGACCGGCGCGTCCTGGTCGTCCACCTCACCGACAAGGGCCGTGCCATGCGCGAGCCCCTGGCAGCCATGTGGCGGGCCCTGGAGGAGACCTCCGCGCTGAACCTGTCGGGGCAGCAGGCAGAGTCCTTCGTCCGCATGGCCTACGCCATCGCCGACGCGATCAACAGCCGTGCCGTTCCGCGGGAAGAGTCCGAGTAACTCCCCTCGGCCCGCACCCCGGTTCCGGCCTGGAGTGCGCATCGTTTCCGGCGTTCCTGCGAAGTGGCCGGTCCTGCAGCTCACGAAGGCCCGTACTGAGCGGAGCCAGGTGCCCCGGCTGTCGGAAGAAGCCCGGTGAGCCGAGCCGGCGGACGTGGCGGAACCCACCCGCTCACCCCGTACGTCAGGGAGAACGGGGTGAGCGGGGCCCCAGCGTCCGGGGCCAGCGCGAGCTGTCCCGGTGCAGGCAGGACGGAACTCAGTCGGGGCAGGGAAACACGCCGCGGGGCCGGCGAGCCCTTCCCCGTCGCCGGCCGGCCGGCCGCACATCGAAGACGGACGCATCACCCGCGTCCGGTTCACCTTCGACATCCACAAGCTCCTGCAGGCCGGCGGTGACCCGCGCCGCGGATCCGCCCACCACAGGCCGGCCCCTGAGCGACCCCGGCCGACGGCGCCCACCTCCCACGGCCACCACTGACCTGATGGAAAGTGAGGCCCCCATGACCACCACCCTCCCCGTCCTCGTAGTCGGCGCGACCGGCTCCCTCGGCGGCAAGGTCGTCGACGAACTGCTGGGGCGCGGTAAGAACGTCCGCGCCCTGGTCCGGCCGACCACCGACGCGAGCAGGCTCGAAAGCCGGGGTGTCGAGATCGCCCGCGGCGACATGCTCGACCTCGACTCGCTCGTCGCCGCCATGAACGGTGCCGATGCCGTCATCACCACCGCTGCCGGCTACACCCGCGGCGGCAAGAACGCGCACGACATCGACACCGTCGGCAACGCCAACCTGGCCGAGGCCGCCCACCGCGCCGGCATCCGGCGGTTCGTCCTGACCAGCATCCTCACGAGCGACCAGACGCCCCAAGTCCCGCACTTCTGGCACAAGAAGCTCGCCGAGGACAAGCTCGAACAGCTCGGCGTCCCGTTCGTCGCACTGCGGCCGGGGGCATTCCTCGACCAGATTGCGACCATGGCGGGCAACCCGATCGACAAGGGCCGCCTGATGTGGATCGGCAAGACCACCGTCCCGCTGACCTTCGTCCTCACCTCCGACCTCGCGGCGTACCTGGCGACCGCCGTCGACGCCGAGGCCGACAACGGGGAGCGCATCGACATCGGCTGGGACCGTCCGGTCAGCATGCGCGAGATGGCCGACCTGATGGGCCGCCGGGCCGGAAAGAAGATCAAGGTACTGGCCGTCCCCTCCGTCGTCGCCCGCGCCGCAGGAGCCGTCGCCGGACGCTTCATGCACCTGGTCAAGGACATGGCCGCGATGTTCGGCTGGTTCGACACCGGCCGCTACGTCGCCGACCCCCGACGCCAGGAGCAGTTGTTCGGCCCCGTCCCCAGGGCCGAGGATGCCCTCAGCCGGTACACCGACGAGCTGGGCACAGTGCAGCGCCGGTGACCGACCCGCTTCCTGGTCCCGCCGCCCGGGCGGGGGCCATACGAGAGAGGGTCGAGCAACCCATCGGGGCCGCTTCCTCTTCGGGCTGTTTCCTTGCCCCTCGGCCATCGCCGGGACACTTCCTCAGCAGCGACAGGCTCTCCACAGCGCAGACACCAGCCGACGTCGCCCTACGCGCGTCCGCGCACCCGCCGCGCCGGTATCAGCACTGCCTCCGTCGCCGACCCGTGCTCAACTGGCCGCCCTGTGGATGGCTTGGCCG
Coding sequences within it:
- a CDS encoding diacylglycerol/lipid kinase family protein; its protein translation is MHRDSGARGRLVQRWSARLALVAGLAAVVVLLAFAGIRSIALLGTGLAGLAITGASLWWALTLRGIGRLLAFVLAAVAPLAVLALYAWAELLWVVLVSLALWALGVSVGGAALSRDSEPAGPQETRTAPPKRPFLIMNPRSGGGKVEKFHLKEKAEALDADVLLLDTAHQQDVVALADKAVEDGADLLGVAGGDGTQALVAGVAARHGIPFMVISAGTRNHFALDLGLDRDDPSTCLDALTDGVELCVDLGFIGERAFVNNASFGTYAAVVQSPAYRDDKVRTILQTLPDLLTHRRGARLAVRTADMAIDGPQAVLVSNNPYRMGDPAGLGRREVLDSGALGVLGVNVDNAAQAAELLAGRHAPGLTSLTAQEVVIDADEPEIEAGVDGEALTLPTPVRCTIHPRALRVRVPRHRPGVPRTRAPMDWRRLRKLALS
- a CDS encoding (2Fe-2S)-binding protein, producing MPSYSFVLNGKPVTVEAPSDMPVLWVLRDMLNVTGPKYGCGVGVCRACTSHLDGEEIQPCVVRVADCADREVTTIEGLADGDKLHPVQQAWLDRDVAQCGFCQPGQIMAAAALLKKTPQPTDADIDDIENVCRCGTYSRIREAIKKAAANG
- a CDS encoding xanthine dehydrogenase family protein molybdopterin-binding subunit gives rise to the protein MVYSLAASTLTVAAPLGCDAAPAEGAEPTAATTRRPSDVLVTGADEEMLVLEVTEANKVVVRLPRVEVGQGVTTAVAMMIAEELDVRLADVDIPLADARAKGNQFTGGSSSVRSLYGPARELAALARAKLVTAAARRWNLPARSLHTRNTKVIAPDGRSATFGSLTASAARITRPAVSSKPKPASRHRVIGRPTTRIDARDIVTGKAKYAGDLAVAGAKPTVVARPPTLGGKLVSVDSRVARAMPGVHAVVKVAGGVAVVAESFHHAFKARDALRITWAPGPLASLSDAAIRSRLRAAVPRLGNPPSGSAQTEGEFEFAFVSHAPMEVLTAVADVRAGHAEIWFSSQTPMDARESIASAVGLPSSKVKVHVIRGGGSFGRRLNYDAAIEAALISKAARRPVKLMWSRADDIRHGRMRPASHHRIRASHARGRVVAFTHVMASVSESYEGKGLSAQGSARDGVTPAVAPASGPLPSDSGLYNFGRVSGDSGSVELAMPLGAWRSVDSGTMRTAEEIVVDEVARSLGKDPIAFRRTTLRNKAVKAVLDKVADAGDWGRTLPAGQAQGVAVHEEYDSCVACLVEIDATDPKNPRVTKVVMAADVGTAVNPRGLEAQLMGTAIDGISTVLQAGLHIDRGAVRESSYADFHYARQRHAPLRFEAHIMPSRREPGGAGELGVPAAAGAVANAYARATGSKPRRFPLNF
- a CDS encoding response regulator transcription factor → MVVDDEALVRSGFELILGASQDIEVVATASGGDAVETVRRERPDVVLLDIRMPDVDGLTVLREMRTMPDAPVVAMLTTFDADEYILTALHCGAAGFLLKDTAPEQLAHLVRTLAAGGVVLSPKASRTLLHSHPGTRTAVDEEAARVRLLTARERDVLVLVAEGLSNADIGARIHLGAGTVKDHVSAILTKLRVTSRVQAALLAQRAGLLDERPQPEARR
- a CDS encoding sensor histidine kinase, which gives rise to MNRARVQWQRVPAPVVDIVLATVAAVDVWLNMWDHTRLGVALAAVGCAALVFRRRFPLGVFLLTLPIALMQDVAVAVLVALFTLAERSRNRRLLAVCVALSALASSTPWPLAEVDRTMTLVFFVYGLATAAAPVLFGQLLQAQRDLARRLAEIEEAREHERALHAQAVLARERAQLAREMHDVVSHQVSLIAVRAGALQVATKDADAKEAARTIRSLSVTTLDELRTMVTLLRASGGHATELTPQPTLAELHKLVESSGTHTELSGALPPAVGTPAQRAIYRTVQEALTNVRKHAPGATARVELWQDGDNVGVTVTNTATTRPSLSLPGSQQGLVGLRERADILHGTLEAAPTAEGGYRVRLRIPLGAD
- a CDS encoding NADP-dependent oxidoreductase, encoding MKAILFDRFGGTEVLHEADIEVPQPGPGQIRVRVKAAGLNALDGKIRSGALEALFPTPLPAVPGGELAGVVDALGEGVRDVQVGDEVLGWSDTGSYAQYALATIVAPKPAGLDWQHAVALPVAGETAERVLNLLGVAAGETVLMHGAAGAVGTLAVQLATARGARVIGTAGPANQDYLASLGATATLYGEGLVERVRALAPDGVDAVFDLAGKGALEDSINLRGGTDRIVTIADFGAHQLGITFASGGQERSAARLAALAQDAATGKVVTTVTAYPLDQAATAQQVSDAGHVRGKLVLTLD
- a CDS encoding alkene reductase, whose protein sequence is MLNALWTPTTVGDISLPHRLVMAPMTRDRSTPEGVPTELNAEYYAQRASHALIITEGTQPSTDGQGYLLTPGIHNDEQIAGWRKVTDAVHAADGRIVIQLMHTGRIAHPDNTPHGRRPVAPSAIRPQGAMFTASGPQDMPTPRALSTQEVATTVEDFRRAAAAAVTAGADGVEIHGANGYLVHQFLSDNTNQRTDRYGGSLDNRIRFAVEVVAAVADEIGADRTGLRISPGNPYNDIAESDTAELYPALLRALSPLGLAYLHVLHAGDDALLGTLRALWPTTLILNRAGTDLPTRAKDIAHGTADLVSVGALALANPDLVERLRSDAPLNTPDPATFYGGGVAGYTDYPTHTV
- a CDS encoding MarR family winged helix-turn-helix transcriptional regulator encodes the protein MPAPTPRIPTTAGEGPMSYAIFQLARAHRARAAAMLREMDLHPGQELLLMHLLDRDGQTQSELLESVGLDHSTVSKSLRRMQDAGLLIREPAEHDRRVLVVHLTDKGRAMREPLAAMWRALEETSALNLSGQQAESFVRMAYAIADAINSRAVPREESE